A window of Plasmodium malariae genome assembly, chromosome: 5 contains these coding sequences:
- the PmUG01_05022200 gene encoding DnaJ protein, putative — MKRKSSFDTIADSSELSSGYSKGKLKNKMSEKEEEQNEKKGINTEYGGKEKKKNDKKKNESSKDKKGLNNKKQVIDMYKNKFKFLVDNIIVIGIILSFVILISFKYLEEKYSIESYFEDGDNFDYYEVLKCKRGDSIQKIKKSYRDLSKMYHPDSNKDCKDCDKKFREITKAYKTLSDARLKKAYDNSQGKVLKIIESNSVNLNLKNYTDLVENSNDFWIIQIYSDTDNLSLSFSKIWEESFDKYNEHISFGRINILTDKKLVKNKIPFNVKIYPTIFILSPDGSYQLYSNIFNATTKDFQNFIINYYPNYIYNLVTFNQVYDFSRKSDALNSKGGVHIDKNNEVILLTNKKKLSLQAKHITYKFNSIYKTFSIKYDEIKDIKNETLKNEIIEALKVLSVKKDEYLKENENIDYFLLVNNINQVKVIRRISATNIKNVYNDALRKNFVEINSTNIDSVCSTVGSRHIYCYVIIVDKLNNEQTVNYMKKIYQHINNSFTTFTAKLGTDDIDGQFFIQPVYILKNNITNNFKKFVKEKSITMYDSFFLDYSSNTFAPINEIKNLSNYSQKKEDLSFLSNIYKDIEILNFEKIPTYCLPVNINCLYNVKRTFSYRLYNIFRRTSKTQIIVSAIVGIVLYPSFKQYGKMKYVFLTLSVGASIFVTSMKDFFLLLAN; from the coding sequence ATGAAGCGAAAATCATCTTTTGATACCATTGCGGACTCTTCAGAGTTAAGTTCAGGGTATTCGAAGGGAAaattgaaaaacaaaatgagcGAAAAGGAAGAGGagcaaaatgaaaagaaaggGATCAATACGGAATACGGtggtaaagaaaaaaagaaaaatgacaaaaagaaaaatgagaGTAGCAAAGATAAGAAGGGattgaataataaaaaacaagtgatagatatgtacaaaaataagtttaaatttttagtaGATAATATAATTGTTATAGGTATAATCTTATCCTTTGTAATATTgatatcttttaaatatttagaagAGAAATATTCTATTGAATCCTATTTTGAAGATGGTGATAATTTTGATTATTATGAAGTGTTAAAATGTAAGAGAGGGGATagtattcaaaaaataaagaagagtTATAGGGACTTATCAAAAATGTATCATCCAGATAGTAATAAAGATTGTAAAGATTGTGATAAGAAATTTAGAGAAATTACCAAAGCATATAAAACATTATCAGATGCTAGATTGAAGAAGGCATATGATAATTCACAAGGAAaggtattaaaaataattgagTCAAATAgtgtaaatttaaatttaaaaaattatacggATTTGGTGGAAAATTCAAATGATTTTTGGATAATACAGATTTATTCAGATACAGATAATTTGTCTTTAtccttttcaaaaatatgGGAAGAATCttttgataaatataatgaacatATATCATTTGGTaggataaatatattaactgataaaaaattagtaaagaataaaattccATTTAATGTTAAGATATATccaactatttttattttatcaccAGATGGGTCTTATCAATtgtattctaatatatttaatgcaaCGACTAAagattttcaaaattttattataaattattatccaaattatatatacaatttagTTACATTCAATCAGGTCTATGATTTTTCAAGGAAGAGTGATGCTTTAAATAGTAAAGGAGGTGTACATATTgacaaaaataatgaagtTATATTACTTacgaataagaaaaaattaagtttacAAGCAAAACATATAACGTACAAAtttaatagtatatataaaaccttttctattaaatatgacgaaataaaagatataaaaaatgagaccttaaaaaatgaaatcaTAGAAGCTTTGAAAGTGTTAAGtgtaaaaaaagatgaatatttaaaagaaaatgaaaatatcgATTATTTCTTgcttgttaataatattaatcaAGTTAAAGTTATTAGAAGAATATCAGCtactaatattaaaaatgtgtataatgacgcattaagaaaaaattttgtagAAATTAATTCAACAAATATAGATTCGGTTTGTTCTACTGTTGGCTCTagacatatatattgttatgttattattgtcgataaattaaataatgagCAAACagtaaattatatgaaaaaaatttatcaacatataaataattcgTTTACAACTTTTACTGCCAAATTAGGTACTGATGATATAGATGGACAGTTCTTTATTCAACcagtttatatattaaaaaataatattacaaataattttaaaaagtttgtAAAGGAGAAGTCTATTACTATGTATGATTCTTTTTTCCTTGATTATTCTTCTAACACCTTTGCTCctattaatgaaataaaaaacttaaGTAATTACTCTCAAAAGAAGGAGGATTTATCTTTTCTTAGCAATATTTACAAAGATATtgaaattttgaattttgaGAAAATACCCACGTATTGTTTACCAGTGAACATTAATTGTTTGTATAATGTCAAAAGAACATTTTCTTATCGACTctacaatatttttagaaGGACATCAAAAACACAGATAATTGTTTCGGCTATTGTGGGCATTGTATTATATCCATCTTTTAAACAATACGGAAAGATGAAGTACGTTTTTTTAACCCTCTCTGTAGGTGCCTCTATTTTTGTAACCAGCATGAAAGATTTCTTCCTCTTGTTGGCTAATTAG